In Entomomonas moraniae, one DNA window encodes the following:
- a CDS encoding PHP domain-containing protein yields the protein MIDLHCHSTASDGKLSPTEIVLRAKSKGISLLSLTDHDTIDGLTEAIGAANSTGVQLVKGIEVSCLWNNINIHVLGYCFDVEHEPLQALLTTLKKARWTRAIEIAQRLQKKGISNLLDKAITHQGQQFTSNNGPGRPHFAKAMVSEGYVRTEKEAFQKWLGSGKVGDVKQYWPSLDEVVSVLHSSGAWVSLAHPLHYAMTRTKLCSLLREFIASGGYALEVANGFQPAEQVGRLANLARDFGLLVSAGSDFHYPNLWGELGLYRSIPQDLTPLWTKFSV from the coding sequence ATGATTGATTTACATTGCCATAGTACAGCCTCTGATGGGAAATTGAGTCCCACAGAAATTGTTTTACGCGCAAAAAGTAAAGGTATTAGCCTATTATCATTAACGGATCATGATACGATTGATGGTTTAACGGAGGCTATTGGCGCGGCAAACTCGACAGGTGTTCAACTAGTCAAAGGCATCGAGGTATCTTGTTTATGGAATAACATTAATATCCATGTGCTTGGTTATTGTTTTGATGTTGAACACGAACCATTACAAGCGTTATTGACTACGCTAAAAAAAGCACGATGGACGCGTGCTATAGAAATAGCACAAAGGCTTCAAAAAAAGGGTATTTCTAATCTATTGGATAAGGCCATTACTCACCAAGGTCAGCAGTTTACCAGTAACAATGGACCAGGGCGTCCCCACTTTGCCAAGGCAATGGTCAGTGAAGGCTATGTAAGGACTGAAAAAGAAGCCTTTCAAAAATGGCTAGGCAGTGGAAAAGTTGGTGATGTGAAGCAATACTGGCCAAGTTTGGATGAGGTCGTAAGTGTTCTGCATAGTAGCGGTGCATGGGTAAGTTTGGCGCACCCCCTACATTACGCTATGACGCGTACGAAGCTTTGTAGTTTGTTACGTGAGTTTATCGCTTCAGGAGGATATGCATTAGAGGTTGCTAATGGATTCCAGCCAGCAGAGCAAGTGGGGCGATTAGCTAATTTAGCCAGAGATTTTGGCCTTTTAGTCTCGGCAGGAAGCGATTTTCATTATCCAAATCTTTGGGGCGAGCTCGGACTATATCGATCAATTCCGCAGGATTTAACACCACTTTGGACAAAGTTCAGCGTATAA
- a CDS encoding L-threonylcarbamoyladenylate synthase — protein MSQFFQIHVENPQPRLIKQAAEIIEKGGVVIYPTDTTYALACAIGNKAGIERIRQLRQLDEKHNFTLICRDLSDLGIYAKVNTSAFRLLKTYTPGPYTFILEATREVPRILMHPKRRTIGLRVPNFPITQALLGELEQPLLTTSLIMPGDSSPMTDPYEIRDLLEKRVDLIIDGGMGGFEVSTVVSLVEDTPEVIREGLGDPTPFQ, from the coding sequence ATGAGCCAATTTTTCCAGATTCATGTGGAAAATCCACAACCACGTCTGATTAAACAGGCCGCTGAAATTATTGAAAAAGGTGGTGTTGTTATTTATCCAACGGACACCACTTATGCGTTAGCTTGCGCTATTGGTAATAAAGCGGGTATTGAGCGTATAAGACAGCTTCGCCAACTGGATGAGAAGCACAATTTTACATTGATCTGTCGTGACCTTTCTGATTTAGGTATCTATGCCAAGGTCAATACATCGGCCTTTCGCTTATTAAAAACCTACACACCTGGACCCTATACATTTATTCTTGAGGCTACCCGTGAAGTTCCAAGAATATTAATGCACCCTAAACGCCGTACCATAGGTTTAAGAGTTCCTAATTTTCCTATTACTCAAGCATTATTAGGTGAGTTAGAGCAACCATTATTAACAACCAGTTTAATTATGCCCGGCGACAGCTCACCCATGACAGATCCATACGAAATAAGGGATTTATTAGAAAAGCGAGTAGACCTTATTATTGATGGTGGCATGGGAGGATTTGAAGTTTCGACAGTGGTGAGTTTGGTAGAAGATACACCAGAAGTGATTAGGGAAGGGTTGGGTGATCCAACACCCTTTCAATAG
- a CDS encoding segregation and condensation protein A, translated as MTNIHLGNPQLPLALVYGEAVVDVPQDLYIPPDALEVILDAFEGPLDLLLYLIRKQNIDILDIPVAEITKQYMTYVELMRATKLELAAEYLLMAAMLAEIKSRMLLPRQNIAEDEEEDPRAELIRRLQEYEQIKIAAESLDELPRLDRDIKTIQLAAPEARARKLLPEVTLQELLLTVSEVLKRAELFEQHQVSREVLSTRERMTAILEKITGKGFVPFIQLFQADEGKLGIVVTFMAVLELVKESLIDLIQNEPFAPIHVKEKVEAVQYEPE; from the coding sequence GTGACTAATATCCATTTGGGCAATCCTCAGCTTCCCCTTGCGTTAGTCTATGGTGAAGCAGTAGTTGATGTTCCACAAGATCTTTATATTCCGCCTGATGCACTGGAAGTCATTCTGGATGCTTTTGAAGGGCCGCTTGATCTATTATTGTATTTAATCCGCAAACAGAATATTGATATTTTAGATATTCCTGTGGCTGAAATTACCAAACAATACATGACCTATGTAGAACTAATGCGTGCCACAAAGTTAGAGTTGGCGGCAGAGTATTTATTAATGGCAGCAATGTTAGCCGAAATTAAATCGCGTATGTTACTGCCTCGTCAAAATATTGCAGAAGATGAAGAGGAAGATCCACGAGCGGAGTTGATTAGGCGACTACAAGAATACGAGCAAATAAAAATAGCGGCAGAATCGTTAGATGAGCTTCCTCGTCTTGATCGAGACATAAAAACTATTCAATTAGCGGCACCAGAAGCAAGAGCGCGTAAATTATTACCTGAAGTCACTTTGCAGGAGCTACTGTTAACCGTTTCAGAGGTACTAAAAAGAGCAGAGCTCTTCGAACAGCATCAAGTATCCAGAGAGGTACTTTCTACACGTGAGAGAATGACCGCTATTCTCGAAAAAATAACGGGTAAAGGTTTTGTACCTTTTATCCAGTTATTCCAAGCCGATGAGGGAAAATTAGGAATCGTTGTTACTTTTATGGCCGTTTTAGAGTTGGTTAAAGAATCACTCATCGACCTTATTCAAAATGAACCTTTTGCTCCCATTCATGTGAAGGAAAAAGTTGAGGCGGTACAGTATGAACCTGAATGA
- the scpB gene encoding SMC-Scp complex subunit ScpB, translated as MNLNDPVELAKLLEALLLAHNQPLTIERIVALFEEDEKLTTNQIKAALTALAESCQGRAYELKEVASGYRLQVHSSFSPWVSRLWEEKPQRYSRALLETLALVAYRQPVTRGEIEDIRGVAVNSQIIKTLQERDWIRVVGYKDVPGKPAMLATTKAFLDYFNLKSLEELPTLSSIKPVQEELPVLVDELTMALEQQPALTEPVIKQEQEKSFKELLDEWDDLEEGVKTDFSDLIVVKPEIPE; from the coding sequence ATGAACCTGAATGACCCCGTTGAATTAGCTAAGCTATTAGAAGCCTTGTTACTTGCCCATAATCAGCCCTTAACCATTGAGCGGATAGTGGCTTTGTTTGAGGAAGATGAGAAACTAACCACTAATCAAATTAAAGCGGCATTAACTGCATTGGCTGAAAGTTGTCAGGGGCGAGCCTATGAATTAAAAGAGGTAGCTTCTGGCTACCGCTTACAAGTGCATAGTAGTTTCTCTCCCTGGGTAAGTCGATTGTGGGAAGAAAAGCCACAACGCTATTCCAGAGCTTTACTTGAAACATTAGCACTAGTTGCGTATCGCCAACCAGTGACACGGGGTGAAATTGAAGATATTCGTGGTGTAGCAGTGAATAGCCAAATTATTAAGACACTACAAGAGCGTGATTGGATACGTGTTGTAGGTTATAAAGATGTCCCTGGTAAGCCAGCTATGCTTGCAACAACCAAAGCATTCTTAGATTATTTTAATTTAAAAAGTTTAGAAGAGCTTCCAACGCTATCAAGCATTAAGCCTGTTCAAGAAGAGTTGCCAGTATTAGTTGATGAGTTAACCATGGCACTAGAGCAACAACCAGCATTAACTGAACCAGTAATAAAACAAGAACAAGAAAAGAGTTTTAAAGAATTACTCGATGAGTGGGATGATCTAGAGGAAGGGGTTAAAACAGACTTTTCAGATTTGATTGTGGTAAAGCCAGAAATACCTGAATAA
- a CDS encoding Lpp/OprI family alanine-zipper lipoprotein encodes MNTILKASALALVAALAVGCSSKTTERLDAVEATAQQAQATAQQAQTTAQEALSAAQQAQQTADEANERAARMLTKATRK; translated from the coding sequence ATGAATACTATTCTTAAAGCATCTGCTTTAGCTCTTGTTGCTGCTTTAGCTGTTGGTTGTTCAAGCAAAACTACAGAACGCCTTGATGCTGTTGAAGCTACTGCACAACAAGCTCAAGCTACTGCTCAACAAGCTCAAACTACTGCACAAGAAGCTTTAAGTGCTGCGCAACAAGCTCAACAAACTGCTGACGAAGCAAATGAGCGTGCTGCACGTATGTTAACTAAAGCAACTCGTAAGTAA
- a CDS encoding Lpp/OprI family alanine-zipper lipoprotein — protein MKNILKVSTLALVAALAVGCSSKTTERLDAVDATAQQAQQTAQQAQQTAQQALSAAQQAQQTADEANERAARMLTKATRK, from the coding sequence ATGAAAAATATTCTTAAAGTTTCTACTTTAGCTCTTGTTGCTGCTTTAGCCGTTGGTTGTTCAAGCAAAACTACAGAACGTCTTGATGCTGTTGATGCAACTGCACAACAAGCTCAACAAACTGCTCAACAAGCTCAACAAACTGCACAACAAGCTTTAAGTGCTGCTCAACAAGCTCAACAAACTGCTGATGAAGCAAATGAGCGTGCTGCACGTATGCTAACTAAAGCTACTCGTAAATAA
- a CDS encoding HAD-IA family hydrolase, translating to MAKYKLAIFDWDGTILDSIGTIVNSVHGAAKDLNLPILDDQTVKNIIGLRLDTAIGQLYPELSQEELRIFLENYTKHFHFLEKVAPNLYPNVIETLQKLREENILLAVATGKSRVGLDRILNMLGLADFFDATRCADETAGKPDPKMLHELLTQFGLTNKEAIMVGDASFDLQMANNANIDCIAVSYGAQPTSSLKNYSPKYIIDQFNELINHLIIP from the coding sequence ATGGCAAAGTATAAGTTAGCAATCTTTGATTGGGATGGAACGATCCTTGACTCCATCGGTACCATTGTTAACAGCGTGCATGGTGCTGCAAAAGATTTAAATTTGCCTATTCTGGATGACCAAACGGTTAAAAACATCATTGGACTGCGCTTAGATACCGCCATTGGTCAACTTTACCCTGAGTTATCTCAAGAAGAATTGCGTATTTTTTTAGAAAACTACACAAAACACTTTCATTTTTTAGAGAAAGTGGCGCCTAATTTGTATCCAAATGTGATAGAAACGTTACAAAAATTAAGAGAAGAAAATATTCTTTTAGCGGTTGCTACCGGCAAAAGTCGAGTAGGGCTAGACCGTATTTTAAATATGCTAGGGCTGGCTGATTTTTTTGATGCAACCCGTTGTGCTGACGAAACAGCAGGCAAACCAGACCCTAAAATGTTACACGAACTATTAACGCAGTTTGGCCTTACCAATAAAGAAGCAATAATGGTCGGTGATGCTTCGTTCGATTTACAAATGGCGAATAATGCCAACATAGACTGCATTGCTGTAAGCTATGGTGCTCAACCAACTAGCTCATTAAAAAACTATTCACCTAAATATATTATTGATCAGTTTAATGAGTTAATAAATCATTTAATCATCCCTTAG
- the rluC gene encoding 23S rRNA pseudouridine(955/2504/2580) synthase RluC — translation MTDSSTTTPNQTAVQWLEVSSSYEGQRIDNFLRTQLKGVPKSLIYRILRKGEVRVNKGRIKPEYKLQTGDIVRVPPLRLAERSEKEPFSQPILERLEAAIVYEDKGLIVVNKPAGIAVHGGSGVSAGVIEAFRQLRPDAKELELVHRLDRDTSGLLMIAKKRSMLRHLHTQLRGDGVDKRYLALVRGNWPNSKKKVSAPLLKNNLRSGERMVEINPEGKEALTMFKVLTRFGDIATLVEASPITGRTHQIRVHAKHAGHAIAGDPKYGDEEFSKMIRNLGGKRLFLHAYALTITLPDNNKLSLEAPVEPMWENVLEHLNGKV, via the coding sequence ATGACAGACTCCTCAACGACTACACCCAATCAAACTGCGGTGCAGTGGTTAGAAGTATCTTCTTCTTATGAAGGACAACGTATTGATAATTTTTTAAGAACACAACTAAAAGGTGTTCCTAAAAGTTTAATTTATCGTATTTTGCGTAAGGGAGAGGTACGTGTTAATAAAGGTCGTATTAAACCTGAATATAAATTACAAACGGGTGATATTGTTCGCGTGCCCCCTTTACGCTTAGCTGAAAGATCCGAGAAAGAACCTTTCTCCCAACCTATTTTAGAACGATTAGAAGCGGCCATTGTGTATGAGGACAAAGGGCTAATTGTAGTCAATAAGCCTGCGGGTATTGCTGTGCATGGTGGTAGCGGTGTGAGCGCTGGGGTAATTGAGGCTTTTCGTCAACTACGCCCCGATGCCAAAGAACTAGAGTTAGTTCACCGCTTAGACCGTGATACTTCTGGGCTTTTGATGATTGCGAAAAAACGCAGCATGTTACGCCACTTACATACGCAATTAAGGGGGGATGGGGTGGATAAGCGCTACCTTGCGTTAGTCCGTGGTAATTGGCCAAACAGCAAAAAGAAAGTATCTGCTCCTTTATTAAAAAATAACTTACGCTCTGGCGAGCGCATGGTTGAAATTAATCCTGAAGGTAAAGAAGCCTTAACAATGTTTAAGGTATTAACGCGCTTTGGAGATATAGCCACCTTGGTGGAAGCCAGCCCTATTACAGGACGTACACACCAAATTAGAGTACATGCTAAACATGCAGGCCACGCGATTGCCGGTGACCCGAAATACGGCGATGAGGAGTTTAGTAAGATGATTCGTAACTTGGGGGGCAAACGCTTATTTTTACATGCCTATGCCTTAACTATTACGCTACCCGACAATAATAAACTTTCTCTTGAGGCACCTGTTGAGCCTATGTGGGAAAATGTATTGGAGCACCTTAATGGCAAAGTATAA
- the uvrD gene encoding DNA helicase II, translating to MIDDISFLLDSLNDAQREVVAAPLGQQLVLAGAGSGKTRVLVHRIAWLMYVEQASPYSILAVTFTNKAAAEMRGRIEELLKQPTQGMWVGTFHGLAHRLLRTHWQEAKLIQNFQVLDSDDQLRLIKRVLKDLNIDDQRWQAREVQWFINNKKDQGVRPSSIQVFGDLYISTMVQVYQAYEEACARAGVVDFAELLLRALDLWRDNPELLAHYQQRFSHVLVDEFQDTNAVQYAWLKILSHGTKSLMVVGDDDQSIYGWRGAKIENIQSFTSDFPQAGTYRLEQNYRSTSTILKAANALINNNQGRLGKELWTEGNEGSAITLYAGFNEQDEARYILDRIQSAHKDGFNYQEIAILYRSNAQSRVLEENLWREGIPYRIYGGLRFFERAEIKNALAYLRLIRSRQDDSALERIINLPTRGIGEKTIDQVRQLARELNVSLWQALKEIVANKGVSARACTALNNFMQLINRLSDETAPLKLSEQIDVVIKQSGLLTFHQAEKGDKGEARVENLQELVSAASAFDHDQEIDENNTPLGAFLDHAALEAGEKQAGDGEDCVQLMTLHNAKGLEFPIVFLTGMEEGLFPHQRNLGDIERLEEERRLAYVGITRAMQQLTFTYAETRRLHGNETYNKVSRFVREVPVDLIQEVRLSGSVSHPIMQQSPSENTGLSLGQRVLHPVFGEGVILNAEGSGAHTRIQVKFDKEGSKWLILAFAKLQAI from the coding sequence ATGATAGACGATATTTCTTTTCTTTTAGATTCTTTAAACGATGCACAACGCGAAGTCGTTGCGGCGCCGCTTGGCCAACAACTTGTATTAGCGGGAGCTGGCTCGGGTAAAACCCGAGTTCTTGTTCACCGTATTGCATGGCTAATGTATGTTGAGCAAGCCTCACCCTATTCCATTTTAGCGGTTACCTTTACCAATAAAGCCGCGGCTGAAATGCGAGGGCGTATTGAGGAGCTTTTAAAACAACCCACCCAAGGCATGTGGGTAGGCACCTTTCATGGATTAGCGCATCGTTTATTACGTACTCACTGGCAAGAAGCCAAGCTTATCCAAAATTTCCAAGTATTGGACAGTGATGACCAACTGCGCTTGATTAAGCGTGTTCTAAAAGATTTAAATATTGACGACCAGCGTTGGCAAGCCAGAGAAGTGCAATGGTTTATTAACAACAAAAAAGACCAAGGTGTGCGCCCAAGCAGCATACAAGTCTTTGGTGACCTCTACATATCTACCATGGTGCAAGTTTATCAAGCCTATGAAGAAGCCTGCGCGCGTGCAGGAGTAGTCGATTTTGCAGAGCTATTACTACGGGCACTTGATTTATGGCGTGATAATCCAGAATTGCTAGCTCATTATCAACAGCGTTTTAGTCACGTACTGGTGGACGAGTTTCAAGACACCAATGCGGTACAATATGCATGGTTAAAAATCCTTTCCCACGGTACGAAAAGCCTGATGGTGGTAGGTGATGACGACCAGTCTATTTACGGCTGGCGCGGTGCAAAAATTGAAAATATCCAATCCTTTACCAGTGACTTCCCTCAAGCGGGTACTTACCGTCTAGAGCAAAACTACCGCTCTACTAGCACTATCTTAAAAGCGGCTAATGCCTTGATAAATAATAATCAAGGTCGCTTAGGTAAAGAGTTATGGACAGAGGGTAACGAGGGAAGCGCTATTACCCTTTATGCAGGTTTTAATGAACAAGACGAAGCTCGTTACATACTTGATCGTATACAAAGTGCCCATAAAGATGGCTTTAATTACCAAGAAATAGCAATCTTATATCGCTCCAATGCACAATCGCGTGTACTGGAAGAAAACCTATGGCGTGAGGGCATCCCCTACCGTATCTACGGTGGTTTACGCTTCTTTGAACGGGCAGAAATTAAAAATGCGCTCGCTTATTTACGATTAATTCGCTCACGGCAGGATGATAGCGCTCTAGAGCGTATTATCAACTTACCTACACGGGGCATCGGTGAAAAAACCATAGACCAAGTCAGACAACTCGCTCGAGAGCTGAATGTGTCGCTATGGCAAGCGCTCAAAGAAATTGTGGCTAATAAAGGTGTATCGGCTAGAGCCTGTACAGCCCTTAATAACTTTATGCAGCTTATTAATCGCTTAAGCGATGAAACAGCACCCTTAAAACTCTCTGAACAAATTGATGTGGTAATTAAACAATCGGGTTTATTAACTTTTCATCAAGCTGAAAAAGGCGATAAAGGTGAAGCACGCGTTGAAAACTTACAAGAGTTAGTCAGTGCTGCCAGTGCTTTTGACCATGACCAAGAAATTGACGAAAATAATACCCCCCTTGGCGCATTTTTAGACCATGCGGCGCTTGAAGCCGGCGAAAAACAAGCCGGTGATGGTGAAGATTGTGTGCAGCTGATGACCCTGCACAATGCCAAAGGACTAGAGTTCCCTATTGTGTTCTTAACAGGTATGGAAGAGGGGTTATTCCCCCATCAGCGTAATTTAGGAGACATTGAACGTTTAGAGGAAGAACGCCGATTGGCTTACGTGGGTATTACCCGCGCCATGCAACAACTGACCTTTACTTATGCCGAAACAAGGCGCTTACACGGCAACGAGACCTATAACAAAGTTTCTCGTTTTGTCAGAGAAGTTCCTGTGGACTTAATCCAAGAGGTTAGATTATCAGGCTCAGTTAGTCACCCCATTATGCAGCAAAGCCCCAGTGAAAACACAGGGCTAAGCTTAGGGCAACGAGTACTACACCCCGTATTTGGTGAGGGAGTGATTCTGAACGCTGAAGGCTCAGGCGCACATACTCGTATTCAAGTGAAATTTGATAAAGAAGGCAGTAAATGGCTTATTTTAGCCTTTGCTAAGTTACAAGCGATTTAG
- a CDS encoding toxin-antitoxin system YwqK family antitoxin, translated as MSHKNENNSLTRKILQLNSVDGYDLVQDFYPTGEKRTDPFLLKQDYKKYFYPHQKKEFYYKALPIKDNQITAYYLNGTVESTLLPTPTHYYFNGNKLEERIKQEVFYYPDGQISCILDYTSGSENKPSSYKRFDWHKNGRIAYQTTDDIRTGWDESGQKIRETIEDKEQGLMLTTTWYPNNKIKYQGYLKENLPHGEWKYWHDNCQLYLSGEYNEGEKEGLWVSWYPDGSKLSELFYQHGLAEGKLCVWYPDGKPRLEAFFLEHKLQGLCSSYHPFENICSQIIFEHGCGTGHWIEWHSSGQPYLECDFDKGNKEGLFSLWYDNGQLQEQGEMRNGYQYGLWSYWYKNGQLRQQQTFKLSEGFTDSEEEYYTFIDYFNFYDFFCFSPCKNVIGTFFGKTSGRETYWYENGQKAYEGDVEHSRIGFWQFWYDNGQLRAQGDHNKDGFLKGVWQFWGEDGTPLAEYRRYDNGVAGNVPHDFRYDLVY; from the coding sequence ATGAGTCATAAAAATGAAAATAACAGCCTTACACGGAAAATCTTACAACTAAACAGTGTCGATGGTTACGACCTCGTTCAAGACTTCTACCCCACCGGTGAAAAACGCACCGATCCTTTTTTATTAAAACAAGACTATAAAAAATACTTTTACCCTCATCAAAAAAAAGAATTCTATTACAAGGCATTGCCAATTAAAGATAATCAAATTACGGCTTATTATCTAAATGGTACGGTTGAGTCAACCTTATTACCCACGCCAACTCATTATTACTTTAATGGTAATAAGCTGGAAGAAAGAATAAAACAAGAAGTCTTTTATTACCCTGACGGGCAAATAAGTTGTATTCTAGATTATACGAGTGGTTCCGAAAATAAGCCTTCAAGTTATAAGCGATTTGATTGGCATAAAAATGGGCGCATAGCTTATCAAACCACGGATGATATAAGAACAGGCTGGGATGAAAGTGGGCAAAAAATTCGAGAAACTATTGAAGATAAAGAACAGGGGTTAATGCTTACTACAACTTGGTACCCAAATAACAAGATTAAATACCAAGGCTATCTCAAAGAAAACTTACCCCACGGTGAATGGAAATATTGGCACGACAATTGCCAACTCTATCTCTCTGGCGAATACAATGAGGGAGAGAAAGAAGGTTTATGGGTCAGTTGGTATCCTGATGGTTCAAAACTATCAGAGCTGTTTTATCAGCATGGCCTTGCTGAGGGTAAGCTTTGTGTCTGGTACCCCGATGGTAAACCACGATTAGAGGCCTTTTTTCTAGAGCATAAACTACAAGGGCTTTGCTCCTCGTATCACCCTTTTGAAAACATATGTTCTCAAATAATCTTTGAGCATGGTTGTGGCACAGGTCATTGGATCGAATGGCATAGTAGCGGCCAACCCTATCTTGAGTGTGACTTTGATAAAGGTAATAAAGAGGGGCTTTTCTCTTTGTGGTATGACAACGGCCAATTACAAGAACAAGGTGAGATGAGAAATGGCTATCAGTATGGCTTATGGTCTTATTGGTATAAAAATGGTCAATTACGCCAACAGCAAACATTTAAACTCAGTGAAGGCTTCACTGATAGTGAAGAAGAATATTACACGTTCATTGATTATTTTAATTTCTATGATTTTTTTTGTTTTAGCCCCTGTAAAAATGTCATTGGTACTTTTTTTGGTAAAACATCTGGCCGAGAGACATACTGGTACGAAAATGGTCAAAAAGCATACGAAGGAGATGTAGAACATTCCCGTATAGGATTTTGGCAGTTTTGGTATGACAACGGACAACTAAGAGCTCAGGGAGACCATAATAAAGATGGTTTTCTTAAGGGGGTTTGGCAATTTTGGGGAGAGGATGGCACGCCACTGGCAGAGTATCGAAGATATGACAATGGCGTTGCTGGTAATGTACCCCATGATTTTCGCTATGATCTAGTGTATTAA
- a CDS encoding RNA 2'-phosphotransferase has protein sequence MSTQLDKTSKFLSYILRHKPEDIGITLDSEGWVALDLLITQANEHGQPLNRALIEQVVATSDKKRFSLSEDGLSIRAAQGHSTGMVEIQYKELTPPEYLYHGTATRYIDSIKETGLKPGSRHHVHLSADEETASAVGQRHGKLIILKVKALAMHNTGYKFYLSDNHVWLTDRVPVDYLLFE, from the coding sequence ATGTCTACTCAGCTTGATAAAACCAGTAAATTCCTAAGCTATATTTTACGCCATAAGCCAGAAGATATAGGCATTACCTTGGATAGCGAGGGATGGGTTGCACTTGACTTATTAATTACCCAAGCCAACGAACACGGCCAACCACTTAATCGAGCATTGATTGAACAAGTCGTCGCTACGTCCGATAAAAAACGCTTTAGCCTTTCAGAAGATGGCTTAAGCATTCGAGCTGCCCAAGGCCACTCCACCGGCATGGTAGAAATTCAATACAAAGAACTAACACCCCCTGAGTATCTTTACCACGGCACCGCTACACGCTATATCGACTCCATCAAAGAAACAGGCTTAAAACCCGGTTCGCGCCACCATGTCCACCTCTCCGCTGATGAAGAGACCGCTTCTGCCGTAGGGCAACGCCACGGTAAATTGATTATCTTAAAAGTAAAAGCCCTCGCCATGCACAACACAGGCTACAAGTTTTACCTCTCCGATAATCACGTATGGCTAACCGATAGAGTACCTGTGGATTATTTGTTGTTTGAGTAG
- the rcnR gene encoding Ni(II)/Co(II)-binding transcriptional repressor RcnR, with protein MSHTIRDKQKLKARTNKIQGQVAALTKMLDEPHECTAVLQQIAAIKGAVNGLMREVIKGHLSVHIVHENDEAQREKDLEVILKVLDSYIK; from the coding sequence ATGTCACACACCATTCGTGATAAACAGAAACTAAAAGCCCGTACTAATAAAATACAGGGGCAAGTCGCCGCCCTAACAAAAATGTTAGATGAACCGCATGAGTGCACTGCGGTATTGCAACAAATTGCGGCGATTAAAGGCGCGGTAAATGGGCTAATGCGCGAGGTTATCAAAGGCCATCTGAGTGTGCATATTGTGCATGAAAACGACGAAGCCCAACGTGAAAAAGACCTTGAAGTGATACTCAAAGTATTGGACTCCTACATAAAATAA